From Armatimonadota bacterium:
CGATTGCGGACTTCTTCCGGCCTTTACAGAGTTCGCTTCATCCAGAGACAAGGACAAGAACTGATTGTTGATGCACCGCTTGATAAGAATGTCTATGTACCACTACGGGTGGGTGAATCGCTCCAAGTCGAGGCACCAGCATTCGGCGGTTGTGTTGCCTTTCGAACTGAAGTCGTGTCGCGCGGCGCAGAATCCAAACAGCTCCATCTGGCAATCCCAAGCCAAGTCCTGAATCAGAATCGCCGCCAACATCCGAGGGAGTGCTTCCCTGAAACCGCGTTCTCTAGGCTCAATGGCGAGCCCTCCGCTCTCATCAATATCTCGATGGGTGGCGCGCGGGTCATCAGCCGAGCCGAAGTTTCTGTTGGCGATTGGATTCGCCTTGAGACTCTCGATGACGAGAAAATGGGATGCGTCCTGGAAGTGCTGCCCGACTCCCTCGATGGTCGCCGGGCAAATAACCTACGACTAGTGTTCGCTGAACCGAGCGTCTAAACGAGCTTGATCGTTAGCATCCCAAGCGATTCGGTACCAGCTTGAACAGTGTCGCCTGGGCGGAGATACCGCCCTAGTTTAGATTCCAAAACAGGTGGCTTCATCAATGTTGGCCCCGCGATCAAGTCAGCAGCCCTGACCTCGTTCGACCGCGACGCCCGCACGATCATCTCTTCGAATTTGGAGTGAGAATGCTCTGACTCGTGCATGACCTCGCCGTTTATTTTCACCGCTAGCTTGGTGACAAACTGCTCTCCAACCACGACGCTGTCTGGAGTGGTCAAGAAAGGTCCGATGGCAAACGGCACGTCAAATGCGGCAGTCTGCGCGCCGGACCGAAGCTGATCATCAGCAAAGAACCCGATGAACATCACATAGCCCAAGATAAAATCGGTAGCTTCTTCAGAGGTCAATCGTCCGCCCGAATCCTTGAGAACCGCCGCCACCCGAACTTCAAAATCGACATCACCGGCGGGAACATCGAGCTCAGCAAGAGGCCCCAAAAACACCGCAGAGTTTCTATAAGCAAACTCGCCATTGCGATCAAAAACTCGCAGAGTGGGCGGCAGCGAAACAGGCGGCAAGAAATCCACGCGCCCAAGATCGTGGACGCCGATTGCATTCTGTCCATCGGTTTCGTAGACACGCCCCTCGTGGAAAATCCCCGAGCGCACTTGGCCCGGGTTATCGCGCAATTCAAATCTACAAAGTTGCATTCGTTCGTTACTCAAAAAATGGCGTCAGATCACGCCGAGTGTTCGCGCAAGCTCTTTCATGAAGAACTCGCAGTCTGTGACAATTCCAATCGCCTGATGTGTCCCGCGATCGGTGAGTTTGATCACGGTATCGGCGTCACTATCCACGCAATACGTCACCACCGCCGCTGGAATGATGTTCCCAGTAGCCACGCTGTGTAAGGTCGTCGCCACCATCAACGCAACACCCACGTTTTGAACGTTTTCGCGCATCGCGTCGGTCGCTTTGACCACATCGGTGATCACATCCGGCAAAGGACCGTCGTCGCGAATAGAGCCAGCCAATACGTACGGAGTGCCTGAAGTGATGCAAGCATGCATCGCGCCACCAGGGATGATTCCTGCTTCAACCGCTGCACGAATTGAACCCACTCTTCGCACTCGATTGATCGCTCGGAGATGATGCGTGTGACCGTGATGCAAGCTCATTCCAGTTGCGAGCTGAACCCCAAGCGACGTGCCCATCATGCTCGCCTCGATGTCGTGCGCGGCAAGTGCATTGCCAGCAAACAACACCGTGATCCACTTCGACCGAATCAAGGCCGCGAGCACTTCGGCACAACCGGAATGAATGATCGCGGGGCCACCAACCAAAAGTACGTCTTTGCCTTGCGATTTCGCGTGGCGCATCGCTTCGGCGCACTCTTCGATCATGCGGGCCTTGGGTCGCTCACTGCTGACATCGCTGCTCATGAATCGGAATGCGTCCGCTTCATCGCCCAGTTCGGTCTCGGTGGTGACTCGCACCCCATCCATCCCCACGACAAGAGAATCCCCAGCCTTCACTCGGTGCATCGGGCAAGTGATCGCCCGCCACTTCCCTCCTTCTTGCCAAACCTTGATGCCGCAGTCCATCTCTAATCGCTCAACTGGAATCCAGTTCGAATCGATTTGAACATAAGTCGGGAAATTTGTGGTGGAGTGAAAGTCCTCTGGAAGCACGCCATCCATATCAGCGACGGCGAGTTGAGCCTGGGCGCGGGAATAAACCGGACTCAGTGGCTCGCATTCCAACAGGGCCTTATCA
This genomic window contains:
- a CDS encoding flagellar brake protein, whose product is MNPVLEIALWLLGIFLASFGIAYILTGKKPKANQLPTLPEGTFWRLRTSSGLYRVRFIQRQGQELIVDAPLDKNVYVPLRVGESLQVEAPAFGGCVAFRTEVVSRGAESKQLHLAIPSQVLNQNRRQHPRECFPETAFSRLNGEPSALINISMGGARVISRAEVSVGDWIRLETLDDEKMGCVLEVLPDSLDGRRANNLRLVFAEPSV
- a CDS encoding fumarylacetoacetate hydrolase family protein — protein: MRDNPGQVRSGIFHEGRVYETDGQNAIGVHDLGRVDFLPPVSLPPTLRVFDRNGEFAYRNSAVFLGPLAELDVPAGDVDFEVRVAAVLKDSGGRLTSEEATDFILGYVMFIGFFADDQLRSGAQTAAFDVPFAIGPFLTTPDSVVVGEQFVTKLAVKINGEVMHESEHSHSKFEEMIVRASRSNEVRAADLIAGPTLMKPPVLESKLGRYLRPGDTVQAGTESLGMLTIKLV
- a CDS encoding TIGR00300 family protein; translation: MISERIRLEGEVLSNQRLNRIAEILHEHGVRVQVTFLRLGEPSVAELHLEASTPDQLDKALLECEPLSPVYSRAQAQLAVADMDGVLPEDFHSTTNFPTYVQIDSNWIPVERLEMDCGIKVWQEGGKWRAITCPMHRVKAGDSLVVGMDGVRVTTETELGDEADAFRFMSSDVSSERPKARMIEECAEAMRHAKSQGKDVLLVGGPAIIHSGCAEVLAALIRSKWITVLFAGNALAAHDIEASMMGTSLGVQLATGMSLHHGHTHHLRAINRVRRVGSIRAAVEAGIIPGGAMHACITSGTPYVLAGSIRDDGPLPDVITDVVKATDAMRENVQNVGVALMVATTLHSVATGNIIPAAVVTYCVDSDADTVIKLTDRGTHQAIGIVTDCEFFMKELARTLGVI